Proteins from a single region of Choloepus didactylus isolate mChoDid1 chromosome 10, mChoDid1.pri, whole genome shotgun sequence:
- the LOC119505755 gene encoding LOW QUALITY PROTEIN: late secretory pathway protein AVL9 homolog (The sequence of the model RefSeq protein was modified relative to this genomic sequence to represent the inferred CDS: inserted 3 bases in 2 codons; substituted 2 bases at 2 genomic stop codons), whose translation MEKAGRSGDGAPRGPVLHIVVVSFHHKKGCXGDGHDSHTLPEEWKYLPFLALPDGAHNYQKDTVFFHLPPRNGNGTTVYGISCYAQIEAKALKVRQAGITRETVQKSVCVLSKLPLYGLLQAKLQLITHAYFEEKDFSQISILKELYEHMNSSFGGTSLEGSQVYLGLSPXDLVLHFRHKVLILFKLILLEKKVLFYISPVNKLVGALMTVLSLFPGMIEHGLSDCSQYRPRKSMSEDVGLQEGNPPADDFASLSAPDISNTNVGTVKKXLTGNHGGDAVLKTEKSLFQIESDSSKGQEPNVINHYLKPPSCPSLESSESDWETLDPNVFEDPNSKERGQVGSEQTNLFAKDSMPSDSPPITVQPQANTGQVVLIPVLISGLEGDQCGMPLAIFTKGYLCLPYMALQQHRLLSDVTIRGFVAGATNILFRQQKHLSDAIVEVEEALIQIHDPELRKLTNPTTADLRFADYLVRHMTENRDDVFLDGTGWEGGDEWIRAQFAVYIHALLAATLQLENEKILSDYGTTFVTAXKNTHNYRVWNSNKHLALAEINPSHPFQGQYSVSDMKLRFSHSVQNSESGKKIGNVMVTTSRNVVQTGKAVGQSVGGAFSTAKTAMSSWLSTFTSSTPQSLTGSPDGKP comes from the exons ATGGAGAAGGCCGGGCGGAGCGGCGACGGCGCCCCCCGGGGGCCCGTACTGCACATCGTGGTGGTCAGCTTTCACCACAAGAAGGGCT CAGGAGATGGACATGACAGCCACACTTTACCTGAAGAATGGAAATATTTGCCCTTCCTTGCCTTACCAGATGGCGCTCATAACTACCAGAAAGATACTGTATTTTTTCACTTGCCAcccagaaatggaaatggaaCCACAGTATATGGTATCTCATGCTATGCACAAATTGAAGCCAAGGCACTAAAAGTAAGGCAAGCAGGTATCACCAGAGAAACTGTTCAGAAAAGCGTCTGTGTTCTAAGCAAGCTGCCTCTCTATGGATTACTTCAAGCAAAACTTCAACTTATTACACATGCATATTTTGAAGAGAAGGATTTTTCCCAAATTTCTATTCTAAAGGAACTTTATGAACATATGAATAGTTCCTTCGGAGGAACTTCATTAGAAGGATCCCAAGTATACCTTGGTCTCTCTCCTTGAGATCTTGTCCTTCATTTTCGTCAcaaggtcttaatcctatttaaACTGATTCTTCTTGAGAAAAAGgttctattttatatttctccAGTGAATAAATTAGTGGGTGCACTGATGACTGTGTTATCCCTTTTTCCAGGCATGATTGAACATGGTCTCAGTGACTGTTCTCAGTACAGACCCCGAAAGAGTATGTCTGAAGATGTTGGGCTTCAGGAAGGTAACCCTCCTGCAGATGATTTTGCTTCTTTGTCTGCTCCTGACATTTCGAATACCAATGTGGGAACTGTCAAGAA ACTGAcaggaaaccatggaggagatGCTGTCCTCAAGACTGAAAAATCTCTGTTCCAAATAGAAAGTGACAGCAGCAAAGGACAGGAACCCAATGTTATCAATCACTATTTAAAACCTCCTTCCTGCCCCTCTCTGGAGTCTTCAGAAAGTGACTGGGAGACTTTGGATCCTAATGTCTTCGAGGACCCCAACTCGAAAGAAAGAGGACAAGTGGGGTCAGAACAGACAAACTTATTTGCAAAGGACTCTATGCCCTCAGACAGTCCTCCAATTACTGTACAACCTCAAGCTAACACAGGCCAGGTGGTCCTGATACCAGTGCTAATTTCAGGTTTGGAAGGGGACCAGTGTGGCATGCCCCTGGCTATCTTCACAAAGGGATATCTCTGTTTGCCTTACATGGCATTGCAGCAGCATCGCCTTCTTTCTGATGTCACCATTCGGGGATTTGTTGCTGGAGCTACTAACATTCTTTTTCGACAACAAAAACACCTCAGTGATGCCATTGTGGAAGTAGAAGAGGCTCTGATCCAGATCCATGATCCAGAACTCAGGAAGCTGACTAACCCAACCACTGCAGACCTAAGGTTTGCAGACTATCTAGTGAGACACATGACTGAGAACCGGGACGACGTCTTTCTGGATGGCACGGGCTGGGAGGGAGGTGACGAATGGATACGGGCCCAGTTTGCAGTCTACATCCATGCACTGCTGGCTGCCACATTAcagttagaaaatgaaaagatattatCGGACTATGGGACAACCTTTGTTACAGCATGAAAGAATACACACAACTATAGGGTGTGGAACAGCAACAAGCATCTGGCACTTGCAGAAATAAATCCTAGTCATCCATTTCAAGGCCAATATTCAGTGTCAGACATGAAGTTAAGATTTTCACATTCTGTACAGAATAGTGAAAGTggcaaaaaaattggaaatgtcATGGTCACAACAAGCCGGAATGTTGTACAAACGGGAAAAGCTGTTGGCCAGTCAGTTGGAGGAGCTTTTTCCACAGCAAAGACAGCCATgtcttcctggctttctactttcACCAGTTCCACCCCGCAAAGTCTAACTGGGTCACCAGATGGAAAGCCCTGA